The nucleotide sequence AATTTGCAAAAAAAGATTTTATCCATTTTACCCAATGATGAAATTTCTAGTTATGGGGCTTTGCAAAATGCCACACCCTTTGTAGTAAGCAAGCCCAATATTTCTTTATCACAATCTTATAAAAAATTAGTAACTAGCTTAAGTGGTGGATTATTACAAAGACTAAAGGTTTTGTCAGAATCTGATGCCAACATTTCTACTTCAAAACATAGCGACGATCAACAAAGCTTAAATAATTTAAAGATACAAATTCATAAAGAGCTTATTATCACTATGAATATAAAGAAAGACTCTATCAACTCAAAAAATAATCCTAATAAAGAGCAGGAATTAAAAGACACTACAAAAACAGTTATTGTTGAACTTACCGATAAATTAGCAAACAATCTTAGCCGCAATCTTCGTGCTCAAATTATTCAAGAAGTTTTAGACGAAGCTCTTGGCCTAGGCCCTTTGGAAACTTTATTAAAAGACCCCGCGGTAACAGAGATTATGGTTAATGGGTATAATCATATTTATGTAGAGCGTTCGGGAAAATTAACATTAAGCACAACCACATTTACATCTAACCTCCAATTGCGAAATGTTATTGAGCGGATTTGTACTCCACTTGGCCGTCGTATTGACGAAAAAACTCCTTATGTAGATGCTCGTTTATCTGACGGCAGTCGTGTAAATGCGGTAATAGAACCTTTATCTATTGATGGGCCTTCTTTAACCATTCGTAAATTTCCTTCTGACAGAATTACTATTAAAGATTTTACAGAAAAATTTGGTAGCTTAACTCCTGCAATGGCTGGTTTTTTAAAAATTTGTGTAGAACAGGGTTTAAATATTGTTATCTCTGGCGGAACAGGGTCTGGTAAAACGACCTTGCTTAATGTTTTGTCGAGCTTTATCCCTGGCCGCGAAAGAATTGTAACTGTAGAAGACGCAGCCGAACTACAATTAAAACAAGAACATGTTGTTCGCCTCGAAACTCGCCCTGCTAACCTAGAGGGAACCGGAGAAGTTAGCATTCGCGATTTAGTTAAAAATTGTTTAAGAATGCGCCCCGACAGAATTATTGTTGGTGAGTGTCGTGATGGTGCCGCTTTAGATATGGTGTCTGCCATGAATACTGGACATGATGGTTCTATGACCACCGTTCATTCTAATAATCCTCGAGAAGCTATTTCGCGACTAGAAACACTTTGTATGATGGCCGGAATGGAGTTGCCTGCAAAAGCATTGAGAGAACAAATTTCTGGTGCCGTGCATTTAATTATACAAATTTCACGCCTTAGTGACGGTAGTCGTAAAATTATGCACATCTCTGAAGTTTTAGGTATGCAGGGAGACACCGTAACTTTGCAAGAAATTTTTAGATTTAAAGAAGAAGGTTTTGATAAAAATAGAAAAATTGTTGGGCAATTTCAATCTATGGGCTTAATCCCCTCTTTCATTGAAAAGTTTGAACAAAAAGGAATAAAAATTCCAAGAAATTTATTTAGTACAAAAAATTCACTTACTGCAAAACCTTCGACAAAAATATTAACATCTGTTTTTAGTTCGCAAACTAAAAATAACAAAATAAATGCTAGCGAAAAATCAATTACCCCTTCAAAAATTTCAACATTAAAAAAAGTTTCGCCAATAAACTCTGGCAAAGCCGTTAAAAAGCCTGGAATTATTTTTAAAAATAAATTTAAAAAGGTAGGCGGCAATGGCTAGCTCTCTTTTTTTAAGCATTTTTATCGGCTTTAGCGTTTGCATTATTTGTTATATAAATATGCAAAAAATTTTAGAGGCTCTTCACAAAGCTAGCCTTGGAAACAGAGAAGAAGTTTTAAAAATGATCGAGCTAATGTTTATCCCTATAGAAAAAAAACAACTAACTATTTTTATGATTGTTGGTAGCTTTGGAATAGGTGCTTTAATATTTTTTTTACTATGGCCTAATGTTATTGCAGGTATACTTATGGGCGGCATTGCCGTTGTTTTAGGGTGGAAAATTCCAAAAATTTTATTTCAAAAAATTATGGACAAAAGAAATATTCAAATTACCAATCAAATGTTAGATGGTGGCGTGATTATGGGAAATGGTATTAAGGCTGGCCTAAGTGTGCCGCAATCCATGGACCGAGTAATTAAAAATATTCCTGGACCTTTGGCACAAGAATTTAATTTAATTTTAAATAAAAATCGCTTAGGTATGCCGCTAGAACAAAGTCTAGAAGAATTTTCAGAAAGGGTTCCCACTCCTGATATTCAAATGTTTACCAGCTCTATTAATATTTTAAAACAAACTGGTGGTAACTTAGGGGTTACTTTCGAAACTATTGTAGACACAATCAGAGATAGACAAAAAATTGAAAAAAAGATTCAATCTTTAACAGCTCAAGGTCTAGTTCAAGGTCGTATTTTAACCGCTATCCCTTTTGTTTTAATGGCTATAATTGGTGGAATTAACCCTGAATTTATGAAGCCCTTATTTACTACTCCCGTTGGTTGGGGGTTACTATTATTAATTATAGTTTTAGTCGTAATAGGCTCTACTATGATAAAAAAAATAGTTAACATAAAGGTCTAATTAGTATTATAATAATTGAGAACTCAAAAACAAGGATGTTTTATTATGAAGTCTCTTTCTCGCCTACTTATTGTCTTAATTAGTTTATGCTCTATTAACAGCTACGCTGTAGTAGATATGCGAACTTCTAATTTTTCTAAAACTTTTTTAGACATGCATATAAAAGGTACCGGTTTAGATTTAAGCATTAAGCGCACCTATAACAGCCGCAGTGTTTTTAATGGTATTTTTGGTTACGGATGGTGTTCTGATTACGAAACCACTTTGGCTATTAATTCAGACTCCAGCGTATTGGTAACAGAATGTGGAGGAGGGCTTGAAAGTTTATACAAAAGCTCCTCTTTTAAACAAAAAAATATTTTACAAATAAATAAAAAAATTATTAAAGAAGTAAAAAAAAGAAACCCCGATCTTAGCTCTAGGTACTTAGCTAACTTAAGAAAGAAATTAAAGACGAATGCTTTTTTAAGAGAGGAGTTTGCAAAAAACTTAAATATTAAGGGTGAAGTTCACGCTTTTACAAAGTACATTATCGACGGAAGAAAGAATGAATACCTTGTTAAAAAAAATAATTTATTTACTCGATATTTAAAAGAAGGAATAAAACAAGAGTTTAATTTAAAAGGACAGCTGGTTAGTATTGTTAGCAAACTTGGTAACAGGCTAAATATTAAAAGAAAAAAAGACTTAATATCTGAAGTTAGTGATACTAAAGGAAGGCGGTTACAGTTTTTTTATGACAATATTTTAAAAAAAGTAACCAAGCTACAGGGGTCTAATGGTGCCACTGCTGCCTATGCTTTTAAGGGTAATGATTTAATTCGATCTACTGATGAAAATAAAGTTACTGTACATTACCAATCAGACTCGCAACATAATTTAACTAAAATTATTTATCCTAATAAAACTTTTGTAGCTATGTCTTATAATTTAAGCAAAGATTGGGTTACTAGCTTTACTAATCAAAAGGGCTGTGTGGAAAAGTACAGCTACGGTGAAAGTAAAAAAAATCCATTGGATCATTATTGGTCTCAAGTAATTAAAAAGTGTAAGCGAAAAGTTACCCACCAAGCCAAGTATGAGTTTTTTCATAAAACTAGAAAAAATGGCTCTAGATACTTATATCGCTCTCGCTTTTTAGTAAATAATTTATATACAGAAATTACTTATCACTCTAAATTTGGAAGACCTACTAAGGTGCAAAAAGGCCGTAGAATAGTAAAGTTAAAATACAACCGTATAGGGCAAATTATTTTAAAAGACGAAATTTCTAAAGTTACTAGCTATAAATATAACAAACAATGCAATACTGTTTCCAATACCCAAGAGCGCTTTTTTGCTTATTTGCCTAAAAAAACAAAAAAGAAATCTCGAAAAATTGCTTATGTTAAAAAAGAAAGGCATAAAATTAATAGTCGATTTAAATACAACAAGGCTTGTAATATTTCTTGGGCTAAAAATAGCGCTGGCTTAACGGCCAAGGTAACTTATGATAATGCCGGCCGCATAAAAGAAATTTTAGATCACACCAGAAAAAATATTCTTATTGGTTACGAAAATCGATTTGGAAAGCCTGCCACAATTACCCGGCCAGGGTTAGGAACTCTACGCCTAGCCTACACCAAAAGTGGAGAAATTAAAGCGGGTAAAAAAAGTACTACAAGCCTTTTTGTAGCTAATCAAATTATACAAACTTTTAATAATTTTTTAAAAGTAATTGGCCCTGTTAGTACACAAAATAAAACCTTATAAAAAAACATAAAGGAACTATGAAAAATTTATTACTCATCTTTAGCTTAATGTTTGTATTTTATAGCCATGCTAGTAAGGCCGAGACCAATAAAGATATTGAAGCAAAAAGTTGTGCCGAAGAATGCTTAAACTTATCTTCCCGCACTAATGCTAACAATGCTGGCCGGCAAAACAGCAATTTTTATGACAAAAACTTAGCCGAAGCTTTAACTGGCAAAGCTAATTCGCGCTCTAATTTACAAAACACTATCAAATAGCCAAAAAGCTAGCTTACACTCTAGGTCAAAAAATATTATTAAATAACTGGTGGGGCTATTTTTAGCTACCAGCCCTTGGTCTATTTGTGTCTTAAAGCGATACAACTTTTTAAAAAAATATATAGATTTTTTAACCTAAAGGCCGATATATTTAGTAAGAACAGTAGCTTTTAGGCTAATAACAAAAGGAATTTTATGAAAATTATATTAAGCACAATGTTATTTTTTACATTAACCGCAATTCAAGCTAATGCAAAAGCTTCTGCTCTTGTTAGTTTAGAAAAGCAGCATGCACAAGAAATAGTTAACTGCCCTTTTCAATCTCAATCTAAAGTAAATAAAGTTGCAGACAAAAGAACGGTAGCTTCATTGCTTGGCAAGAAAAAAGTTAAGAAAGAAGCTTCTCAAAAAGCAATCAAATAATTATTTTAGCAAGCAATCACTTTTAGCAGACAATAAAATATTTTCACTAGTCTTCTTTAAACAAAAGAGACTAGTTGTTATTTATTTCGCTACCTAAGCTGCGCTTAAATTTCTTTTTAATAGATTTAGTTAATTGTTTAAAGCGATCTACTGTATCGCCCTTTCTCTCTGTAATTTCACTATTTATTTTTTTTTGTAATACTAAAGATTTTTGCTGCAAAATTTTTGTAGCACTAGATTGCTTTACCCATGACGAAAAATGCGCCTCTAAAGTTTTTCCTCTCCAGTCTAACTGAAGAACAAATAAAAAAAATATAGCAAATAATAAAGCTCCTAAGGCGGTGAAAAAAGATTTTAACATTGTTATAAACCTAACATATATTGCTTGAATAAGAAAAGAAAATTCACTAAAATACTTACTTATGTCTTTACATCAGCTATCAAAAATTTTTATTGTTAATCTACTTGGCTGGCTAGCTGGCCTTAGCGTGCTAAAATCCTATTTACTGATTTTTGGCGTACTGCTACTGTCTGGGTTAGGCGTGCCTCTTCCCGAAGATGTTAGCCTTATTACCTCGGGCATCTTAGTTTCTTTGGGTAAGATGAGCTTTTTAGGAGCTTGTGTTGTAGGCTTTGTGGGCGTAATGGCCGGCGACTGCATCTTGTTTTTTTTAGGCTATTATATGGGCAAAAGAGCCTTTACCCTTCCTTTCCTTAAAAAGATTTTTACCCCTAAAAGAATTAAAATGGCTTCAGAAAAGGTAAACAATAACTCTAAACTAATTTGTTTTACTGCTCGCTTTTTGCCAGGCCTAAGAAGCCCTATTTTTTTAACTGCAGGGACTTTAAAAGTAAACCCTCTTGTTTTTTTAGCCCTAGACGGAGGGGCCGCATTATTTAGCGTACCTATTTGGGTGTTTGTAGGGTCTTTGTTTGGCAATAATGTTGATGCTATATTAAAATTTACCGCAAAGGCTAATAGTTATTTTTTAGCGGCTCTATTTCTTTCTATAACTATTTATTTTTTAATAAAAAAAAAAGTGGGAAGAAAGCCTCGCACCTCTGTTTAACAATTATAAACTTCTAGTAGAAATAGACGGTTTTAAATCTTGAATTTTTTCTAACACTTTTTCAAAAATATCTTGATCCAAATAGTCTATTCGCATCAACAAGCAACCCACTTCATCATTAGTAGATAAACTTTGCGCTTTAACATTTAT is from Pseudobdellovibrionaceae bacterium and encodes:
- the tadA gene encoding Flp pilus assembly complex ATPase component TadA, whose product is KRKLKELTLEAVPKEVSQIIVNQFDSKSALSGSAIETNLQKKILSILPNDEISSYGALQNATPFVVSKPNISLSQSYKKLVTSLSGGLLQRLKVLSESDANISTSKHSDDQQSLNNLKIQIHKELIITMNIKKDSINSKNNPNKEQELKDTTKTVIVELTDKLANNLSRNLRAQIIQEVLDEALGLGPLETLLKDPAVTEIMVNGYNHIYVERSGKLTLSTTTFTSNLQLRNVIERICTPLGRRIDEKTPYVDARLSDGSRVNAVIEPLSIDGPSLTIRKFPSDRITIKDFTEKFGSLTPAMAGFLKICVEQGLNIVISGGTGSGKTTLLNVLSSFIPGRERIVTVEDAAELQLKQEHVVRLETRPANLEGTGEVSIRDLVKNCLRMRPDRIIVGECRDGAALDMVSAMNTGHDGSMTTVHSNNPREAISRLETLCMMAGMELPAKALREQISGAVHLIIQISRLSDGSRKIMHISEVLGMQGDTVTLQEIFRFKEEGFDKNRKIVGQFQSMGLIPSFIEKFEQKGIKIPRNLFSTKNSLTAKPSTKILTSVFSSQTKNNKINASEKSITPSKISTLKKVSPINSGKAVKKPGIIFKNKFKKVGGNG
- a CDS encoding DedA family protein, producing MSLHQLSKIFIVNLLGWLAGLSVLKSYLLIFGVLLLSGLGVPLPEDVSLITSGILVSLGKMSFLGACVVGFVGVMAGDCILFFLGYYMGKRAFTLPFLKKIFTPKRIKMASEKVNNNSKLICFTARFLPGLRSPIFLTAGTLKVNPLVFLALDGGAALFSVPIWVFVGSLFGNNVDAILKFTAKANSYFLAALFLSITIYFLIKKKVGRKPRTSV